Proteins co-encoded in one Nonlabens agnitus genomic window:
- a CDS encoding fumarylacetoacetate hydrolase family protein produces MKIICIGRNYVEHIKELDSERPDEPIVFLKPDTSILLDKNPFFIPDFSNDVHHEVEVVVKINRLGKHIDQKFAHKYYDEIGLGIDFTARDLQNELKSKGLPWEKCKAFDGATVVSRNFIDKAELGDLNQLDFQLYKNDVLQQDGNTSLMLWKIDELIEHISRFFTLKIGDLIFTGTPAGVSRVQENDALRGVLAGKELFSIRVK; encoded by the coding sequence ATGAAAATCATTTGCATAGGCCGCAATTATGTCGAGCATATCAAGGAGCTGGACAGCGAGAGGCCCGATGAGCCTATCGTGTTCCTAAAACCTGACACATCTATCTTGCTGGATAAGAATCCGTTTTTTATCCCAGATTTTTCCAATGATGTGCATCACGAGGTTGAGGTAGTCGTCAAGATCAATAGATTGGGAAAGCACATTGATCAGAAATTTGCGCACAAATACTATGACGAGATAGGATTGGGCATTGATTTTACGGCAAGAGACCTTCAAAATGAATTAAAGTCCAAAGGCTTGCCTTGGGAAAAATGTAAAGCTTTTGATGGTGCTACGGTGGTTTCCAGAAACTTTATTGATAAAGCAGAATTGGGAGATTTGAATCAGTTGGATTTTCAGCTTTATAAGAATGATGTCCTGCAGCAAGATGGCAATACCAGCCTCATGTTATGGAAGATTGATGAGCTCATAGAGCACATCAGTAGATTTTTTACCCTTAAGATAGGAGATCTTATATTTACCGGCACTCCAGCAGGTGTTTCCAGAGTTCAAGAAAATGACGCCCTTAGAGGTGTTCTTGCTGGAAAGGAACTATTTTCAATACGCGTCAAATGA
- the rpmG gene encoding 50S ribosomal protein L33: MAKKGNRIQVILECTEHKATGEPGTSRYITTKNKKNTPDRLEIKKFNPILKKMTVHKEIK; this comes from the coding sequence ATGGCAAAGAAAGGCAATAGAATACAGGTAATCCTTGAATGTACCGAGCATAAAGCAACTGGCGAGCCAGGAACTTCTCGTTACATCACTACCAAGAATAAGAAGAATACTCCAGATCGTCTTGAAATCAAGAAATTCAACCCGATCTTGAAGAAGATGACTGTTCATAAAGAAATTAAATAA
- the guaB gene encoding IMP dehydrogenase, translated as MISHDAKFVGEGLTYDDVLLVPGYSEVLPREVSIQSKFSKNITLNVPIVSAAMDTVTESRMAIAMAQEGGIGILHKNMSIEAQAQKVRRVKRAESGMIIDPVTLTEEATIGDAKASMREHGIGGIPIVDEDGYIKGIVTNRDLRFEKKDSRSVTEVMTSENLVTAKAGTSLQQAEIILQEHKIEKLLVVNDEGKLIGLITFRDITKLTLQPNANKDQYGRLRVAAAIGVTGDAVDRARALVEAGVDAVVIDTAHGHTKGVVDVLKNVKKHFPELDVVVGNVATAAAAKYLADAGADAVKVGIGPGSICTTRVVAGVGFPQLSAVMEAAHALKGTGIPVIADGGIRYTGDIPKAIAAGADCVMLGSLLAGTTESPGETIIYDGRKFKSYRGMGSVEAMQTGSKDRYFQDVEDDIKKLVPEGIVGRVPFKGDLVESMTQFIGGLRAGMGYCGAGDIESLKEKGQFVKITAAGVHESHPHDVTITKEAPNYSRN; from the coding sequence ATGATCTCACACGATGCTAAGTTTGTAGGCGAAGGTCTCACTTACGACGATGTACTTCTAGTTCCTGGCTACAGCGAGGTACTGCCTAGAGAGGTAAGTATACAAAGTAAATTTTCCAAAAACATCACGCTTAATGTTCCTATTGTATCTGCAGCGATGGATACGGTAACAGAAAGTCGTATGGCAATCGCCATGGCTCAAGAAGGCGGAATCGGAATTCTACATAAAAACATGTCGATCGAGGCGCAAGCCCAGAAAGTACGTCGTGTAAAACGTGCTGAAAGTGGTATGATCATCGATCCCGTAACACTTACTGAAGAGGCGACCATAGGTGATGCCAAAGCCAGCATGCGCGAGCATGGTATAGGTGGTATTCCTATCGTTGATGAAGATGGATACATTAAAGGGATCGTCACGAATCGTGATTTGCGCTTTGAGAAAAAAGACAGCCGCAGTGTGACTGAGGTGATGACTTCAGAAAACTTGGTTACGGCCAAGGCTGGAACATCCTTGCAACAAGCTGAGATCATTCTACAGGAACATAAAATAGAAAAGCTTCTTGTCGTTAACGATGAAGGCAAACTCATAGGTCTAATCACATTTAGAGACATTACTAAGCTCACCTTGCAGCCTAATGCGAACAAAGACCAGTATGGTCGTTTGCGTGTTGCGGCAGCTATAGGCGTAACCGGCGATGCAGTAGATCGAGCAAGAGCGCTGGTAGAAGCTGGCGTGGATGCGGTAGTGATTGATACGGCACACGGCCATACTAAAGGCGTGGTTGATGTTCTAAAAAATGTCAAGAAACACTTTCCAGAACTGGATGTTGTGGTAGGTAATGTAGCCACTGCTGCAGCTGCAAAATACCTAGCAGATGCTGGTGCAGATGCCGTTAAAGTTGGTATAGGTCCAGGATCTATATGTACCACAAGAGTAGTGGCAGGAGTTGGTTTCCCACAACTAAGTGCGGTGATGGAAGCAGCTCATGCCTTAAAGGGAACTGGGATACCCGTAATTGCAGATGGTGGTATACGATACACTGGTGATATACCTAAAGCTATTGCTGCTGGTGCAGATTGCGTCATGCTGGGTTCATTGCTTGCAGGTACTACAGAATCTCCAGGAGAGACCATTATATATGACGGCCGTAAATTCAAATCCTATCGTGGTATGGGATCTGTAGAAGCCATGCAAACAGGTTCTAAAGACCGTTACTTCCAGGATGTGGAAGATGATATTAAAAAACTGGTTCCAGAAGGAATTGTAGGTCGCGTTCCTTTCAAAGGTGACTTGGTAGAAAGCATGACACAATTTATAGGAGGCTTAAGAGCTGGAATGGGTTATTGTGGTGCAGGCGATATTGAAAGCCTCAAAGAAAAAGGTCAGTTTGTCAAGATTACAGCTGCTGGTGTTCACGAGAGCCATCCGCATGATGTGACCATTACTAAGGAAGCGCCTAACTACAGCCGCAACTAG
- a CDS encoding Hpt domain-containing protein: MSKLYDLSKIKELSENDPDFIKAMVDTFIEEIPEDLEQLAMGVVEDDRAAVHEYAHKMKPTVDMFGLSCLYDVLVLEAWGKSDDQMDINEHFMRVQEELQKTVTQLREDF; this comes from the coding sequence ATGAGCAAGTTGTACGATTTAAGTAAGATAAAGGAGTTGTCAGAGAATGATCCTGATTTTATCAAGGCCATGGTAGATACCTTTATAGAAGAGATTCCAGAAGATCTAGAGCAGCTCGCCATGGGCGTGGTCGAGGATGATCGCGCTGCTGTACATGAGTACGCACACAAAATGAAACCTACGGTAGACATGTTCGGGCTTTCCTGCCTTTATGATGTGTTGGTGCTCGAGGCTTGGGGAAAGTCAGACGACCAGATGGACATCAATGAGCATTTTATGCGCGTTCAAGAAGAACTGCAGAAAACCGTGACCCAATTGAGGGAAGATTTCTAG
- the rpmB gene encoding 50S ribosomal protein L28 translates to MSRVCELTGKKAMSGNNVSHAMNKTRRKFNVNLFKKRFYLPTEDKWITLRVSAKAIKNINKKGITAMVKEARANGILSK, encoded by the coding sequence ATGTCACGAGTTTGTGAACTTACTGGTAAGAAAGCGATGTCTGGAAACAATGTTTCCCACGCTATGAATAAGACAAGACGTAAATTTAACGTGAACTTGTTCAAAAAGCGCTTCTACCTTCCAACTGAAGATAAGTGGATCACGTTACGTGTATCTGCTAAGGCAATAAAGAACATCAACAAAAAAGGAATTACTGCAATGGTAAAAGAAGCTCGTGCTAACGGGATTCTTTCCAAGTAA
- a CDS encoding DUF4295 domain-containing protein produces the protein MAKKSVATLQTGSKRLTKAIKMVKSPKTGAYTFVSAIMAPELVNDFLDKK, from the coding sequence ATGGCAAAGAAATCAGTAGCAACCCTACAAACTGGGTCAAAGAGATTAACAAAAGCCATTAAGATGGTTAAGTCACCTAAAACAGGTGCCTACACATTTGTGAGTGCTATCATGGCACCAGAATTAGTAAACGATTTCTTGGATAAGAAATAA
- a CDS encoding competence/damage-inducible protein A yields the protein MKATIITIGDEILIGQIVDSNSAWMGKELNKIGVSVYEIISIGDDRDHILSAFAKAEQQSDIVLVTGGLGPTKDDITKSTICEYFEDELVLNENVLKHIREMFAKYVKDAIVPANELQAMVPSKAKILNNAYGTAPGMWLERNDTVFVSMPGVPFEMKSLMSNEVLPLLRKIEGLPFIYHRTILTAGQGESTIATRIEKWEDELPSTIKLAYLPSLGSVRLRLSSTGMDRDQVTSAVDQSVLSLYEIIEDIIIGESNDESMAQQVSALLKNAGLTLAVAESCTGGQIAQQLTENAGASQFFMGASVTYATRSKIDLLDVDPSIIEEHSVVSEQVAMAMARGARVKFHSDIAVSTTGNAGPSKGDSDADVGTVYIGIATSSASFAVRFNMGNHRERVIQKTVNKSFELLQKEILKIQAN from the coding sequence ATGAAAGCAACCATAATCACCATAGGCGATGAGATTCTCATAGGCCAGATCGTGGATTCCAATTCCGCATGGATGGGCAAGGAGCTCAATAAGATTGGGGTTTCGGTGTATGAGATTATTTCTATTGGTGACGATAGGGATCATATTTTGTCCGCTTTCGCGAAAGCGGAACAGCAATCAGACATTGTGCTAGTCACCGGCGGTTTGGGACCTACCAAGGATGACATTACAAAGTCCACCATTTGTGAGTATTTTGAAGATGAATTGGTACTCAACGAAAACGTTTTGAAGCACATACGCGAGATGTTTGCCAAGTACGTCAAAGATGCCATCGTGCCCGCTAATGAGTTACAGGCGATGGTGCCATCCAAAGCCAAGATTCTCAACAATGCCTACGGCACAGCTCCTGGAATGTGGCTGGAGCGTAATGATACCGTTTTTGTATCCATGCCTGGCGTACCCTTTGAAATGAAATCATTGATGAGTAATGAGGTGTTGCCCTTATTGCGAAAAATAGAAGGTTTGCCTTTTATATATCATCGTACCATTCTAACGGCTGGTCAAGGCGAGAGCACGATTGCAACTCGTATTGAAAAATGGGAAGATGAACTGCCGTCAACCATAAAACTGGCATATTTACCTAGCTTGGGATCGGTAAGATTGCGTTTGTCCAGTACGGGCATGGATCGAGATCAAGTGACCAGTGCGGTTGACCAGAGTGTTTTGTCTCTGTACGAAATCATTGAGGACATTATTATAGGTGAGAGCAATGATGAATCTATGGCGCAACAAGTTTCGGCCTTGCTCAAAAATGCTGGATTGACACTTGCCGTGGCAGAAAGCTGTACCGGTGGACAAATCGCACAACAACTGACGGAAAATGCAGGTGCCTCACAATTTTTTATGGGTGCATCAGTCACTTATGCCACGAGATCAAAAATTGATTTGCTGGATGTGGATCCATCCATCATCGAGGAGCATAGTGTAGTGAGCGAGCAAGTAGCCATGGCAATGGCAAGAGGAGCGAGAGTAAAATTTCATTCTGACATTGCGGTGTCAACGACTGGCAATGCTGGGCCTAGCAAAGGTGACAGCGACGCAGATGTGGGAACTGTATATATAGGCATAGCTACAAGTAGTGCAAGTTTTGCCGTTCGTTTTAATATGGGAAATCATAGAGAAAGAGTCATCCAGAAGACCGTCAACAAGTCGTTTGAATTATTGCAAAAAGAAATATTGAAAATACAGGCAAATTAG
- the ftsY gene encoding signal recognition particle-docking protein FtsY: protein MSFFKNIFNKEKKETLDKGLEKTKTNFLDKLGKAVAGKSKVDDDLLDDLEDVLVSSDIGVATTIKIINRIEERVARDKYLGTEELNKIMREEIAGLMSEVNSGNATEFTVPKQDTPYVVMIVGVNGVGKTTTIGKLAYQFKKAGKKVVLGAGDTFRAAAVDQLQIWADRVGVDIVKQKMGSDPASVAYDTLQSAVANKADVVLLDTAGRLHNKVNLMNELTKVKRVMDKVIPDAPHDVMLVLDGSTGQNAFEQAKQFTAATEVTSLAITKLDGTAKGGVVIGISDQFQIPVRYIGVGEGMEDLQVFNKVEFVDSFFN, encoded by the coding sequence ATGAGTTTTTTCAAGAATATATTCAATAAGGAGAAAAAGGAAACCCTTGATAAAGGGTTGGAAAAGACCAAAACCAATTTTCTCGATAAGCTAGGTAAGGCCGTTGCTGGTAAATCAAAGGTCGATGACGATCTGTTGGATGATTTGGAAGATGTTTTGGTTTCCAGTGATATAGGAGTGGCAACCACTATAAAAATCATTAATAGAATTGAAGAGCGCGTAGCTAGAGATAAGTATTTAGGTACAGAAGAGCTTAATAAGATCATGCGGGAAGAAATCGCAGGATTGATGAGCGAGGTCAATAGTGGTAATGCTACAGAATTTACCGTTCCTAAACAAGATACACCATATGTGGTCATGATTGTAGGTGTCAATGGAGTAGGTAAAACGACAACCATTGGTAAGTTGGCCTATCAGTTCAAAAAGGCAGGTAAAAAAGTAGTGTTAGGTGCTGGAGATACTTTTAGAGCTGCAGCGGTGGATCAATTACAAATCTGGGCAGATCGAGTAGGAGTGGATATTGTAAAGCAAAAGATGGGAAGTGATCCTGCAAGTGTAGCCTATGATACTTTGCAAAGTGCAGTAGCTAATAAGGCAGATGTAGTGCTGCTAGATACTGCTGGACGTTTGCACAACAAAGTGAATTTGATGAACGAGCTCACTAAAGTCAAACGCGTTATGGATAAAGTAATTCCAGACGCGCCACACGACGTCATGCTGGTTCTGGATGGTTCCACAGGTCAAAATGCATTTGAGCAGGCAAAACAATTCACGGCCGCGACTGAGGTTACTTCGCTAGCCATTACAAAATTGGACGGTACGGCAAAAGGAGGCGTGGTCATAGGAATCTCAGACCAATTTCAAATCCCAGTTCGATACATAGGAGTAGGTGAAGGCATGGAAGACCTTCAAGTATTTAATAAAGTTGAATTTGTAGATAGTTTCTTCAATTAA